One Eurosta solidaginis isolate ZX-2024a chromosome 1, ASM4086904v1, whole genome shotgun sequence genomic window, agtggttgccagcgcattatataacttatccaacccaattttcaacctcacctacccgtggcgaatcctgtttcattaacagccgaggctctggcggccccgaactcctgatggattaagggtgtgggagggcggtatggcccagaaggtttcatgtggtcataacaaatcgtttcccgagatggtcgggctggtacctttattgtgcttgttaccggaacgtatcggatctgcatccggcaaaggaccatcaacatcgataaaatttccaaggccttcggggagtgtccttatcgctacaacaacaactgtaaCGTTTGGCattgcacgctagaaatagcagattgaaactgagaagcttgtgctgaagttttgtcgattttcccttctgctatctcttcaaaggcttcaaATATTGCTcgctgaagttcaatgtaagtggataccgcttcatgccattggcccatcttgttgggcagacgctttgtaatttttgtcttcgactttctttttatacccagctgtacttgtacacagggtattataactttgattggataacggttggttgtacaggtataaaggaatcgagatagatatagacttccatatatcaaaatcatcagtatcgaaaaaaaaatttgattggtccatgtccgtccgtccgtctgtccattaataactcgagtaaatattgagaccaaatttggtacacgagcttatctggacccagaatggattggtattgaaaatgagcgaaatcggatgataaccacgcgcactttttatatatataacattttggaaaacacaaaaaacctgatttagtaaataattcacctagaatgtcgaaatttgacgtgtggactaatattgagactcttgataaaaatttgaaaaagtgttttaaaatgggcgtggcaccgtccacttgtgtttaaatcaattttacaaatataattaatcataaatcaaaaatcgttaaacctatcgtaacaaaattcggcagagagatagcctttactataaggaatgctttgaagaaaaattaacgaaatcggttaagtaccacgcccacttttatataaaagatttttaaaagggccgtggacgaagaaaataagctatatctttgcaaaaaagagctttatatcaatggtatttcatttcccaagtggatttacaacaataaataggaaaaaattcaaatttaaaaaaatgggagtggcaccgccccttttatgactaagcaattttctatgtttcgggagccataactcgaagaaaaattagttcagaatagaaccatatgtatatgtattattgcgcagccttgtaacactattaagcacgcaaaacaaacaacagcatttcaagtgtacagctgggtatttaaggttcggttccacccgaacttccttacttgttgtataatcgaaatttttttttgaagtatcgaatcaacgagtgtcgactatcgaattacggaaagccaccccagtCTGAAGTATTTTTTCATGGGCTCAACCTTTGCATCAACCTAGATTAGAGATTAGTTGGCCCGCAGGAGAGACCGGGCTCAACTAGCGCTCTGGTATCATTCTCCTGGAACCAAACCATTTGGTTTTATCGAACCTGCTAATGTTCTATAGTGCTGAGCACTCGCAGAGAAAATGGCTgactgttgttggtgttgtaatagcgataaagatactcgatgttgatggtcctttgccggatatagacccggtaacaaagcaccattaaggtactagcccaaccatctcgggaacccgGCATCCCGCCCTAGCCAGAGCCAGGCCtgctaaatatgtacatatatgatacattcatatttgtaacaggattcccctcgcgtgggtgagtttgacaattggtttgcggaagctttgaagctatgaagctttgtattgcgcttattacCTGTCGTTGAGGGGGATTCCCATTATTTTTCCGTGTGTAGGTCAAACGGCCAGGGTCCTGTAATTTGTGTAGACGACCCTGATTCTCCTCCTAATTCCAACaatcgctaacgctaaaactccattgCCAAAAAAATCTAAAACAGTATCAATGCGCAGAATGGTATGCAACATTTATAACCATATGGTCTTAAGGAATATCCGCCCAAGTCCTGTGCAGGCTGTTATTCCTTGTGACCATATGGTACTATCTATTGCATACTTTTTTGCGCACTTGATACTCTTTTAGATTTTTTTGGCAATAGAGTTTTAGCATTAGCGAAGGTTGGAATTTGGAGGCTCTTCttgaaatatatgtttttgtGTGTGACAAATCCCAAATAAGCATCACCGGATTTTGCGGTTACAGTCGGTTGAAATTTCAACgaaacaatatttaaaaaaacgcatACCACCTTcggttaaaataacaaaaaaattattcgaaaaaaacttttgttaaaaataaaattttttcacgGGACACGTACGAAATTCAGATATAAATTTCGATTTTACATATTCTAGGGACAGGCTAGACTCTTTCAAGAAATGAATATTCAGCTATTTAATATGAAGGAATAAAAAACGGTTGCTTAGGAAACTAGGATGcttatttgattttgaatttttttgttttccataccaattttttttctcaagttgATACTAATTTTAAATCTTACTTTCTTGAAACATTGaggtgttaggttaggttgaactggccggtccatgaggatctcacattagactgaatgagtccgtggtgttaccagaagtttgttttaacgaccaaactgaaaaaccctatcaaaaacaaggacctatgttataaaataactccgtcctcttggcaaatactagaagcttcctaggacttaagccacttgctgcttctatatctgacagctgtatcactcctaatagctggagtcttagcctggcaagcgctggGCACGAGcagaaaacgtgctcgatcgtttcttcctccagcccgcacttcctacatctgggATGGCTTTTcgtaattcgatatcgatcaagaacgagtataaaataatcgttttcgctttccgtaacacaaattgtcgacgcgtcgtatcgaacgtttgatacaaactgttcgataccaaattaagtgtcgaattgccttttttgacagttataattttatgctttggtGATTATTTAGGGAATGATTTTTTCTTCAGAGATTACGAAACAAACGCTAtttatagaagaaaatattttggtagctccaaaaagctttctaaacaccctttgaaatgtgcaaacgaaagagatcataccaagatacgggaatgacagaatatccgtcatgagtcttccgtcctctctttttaatgatagaagcaactttgttagtctaagattgtgagatctacacataatcttcgacactttacagccccgcgcttgaacccacacctttcctgcttgatcgatGATGTGcccctctcgccttcgcttaatctcgcccagtctaattgggacgtctacggagtaggcttcaagggatgcgccctttttagccagttcatccgctttttcatttccatctattcccatatgccctgggacccaatatatatgtatgcttctccctgtcccgattctctccagggactgcttacactctaacacgcatttagatgctgtgctatgcgagattattgccttaattgctgcttgactgtcaatataaaagttaacacggttgcagcttaagcttttctcttccagggtttctactgctttagttacggctactatttccgcttggaaaacgctacagtaatccggcagcctgtaggatctgtttacttccggatcagcacagtataccgcagaccctatccttccactactttggaaccatctgtgtacacatgtatcgcctcgtccgccatttgagcacccttgcgccaaccgtccacctctattgtggccttaagattgcgctcgaagcgcatatagggaatcaggtagtctgttcgtcttgtcattgatgacgctataatactatggtcgtatggtcggcgctcaagcggccccgaggcaccgagcctggttgcagttgttaacgctatgttctttgctaccaggtctacaggtggaatgtgcagcatggcatacagtgcagtcgtcggggttgttttcagggctcccgtaatgctaagcattgataatctgcataccccctctaattttttggggTAGgctgctttttgtgtggctttgcaccaaacaagaactccataatatagaatagggcttacaatcgctgtaaagacccaatgaaaaagagataagccccacgtataccccagcattcttttacatgcataaagtgccgttgaagccttcttcactctttcctccacgttgagcttccatgacagcttactgtctaggatgattcctagatgttttatgcaaggtttctcctgtagggtcacccctcctaactgaGGCCTGCTCCAATTTgcgaccttgtacctctttgtaaacaagaccatatccgtcttctctgcgtTGAGTTTttaacccgacatttgatgcccaggtatgaatatcccgaagcgcccgttccatcaaagagctaatcgttggaaggcactttccacttattgAGGTGTGATATATTTGAAATTGTATTATTTTGAGGAAGAAACTCATATGGCGAAAAATCATTGATATCTGTGTCACAGATTTACAGAGTTTCGATGGCTTTAGCTCCGCCACAGCGCGAAGAATTAAACTTTGCGACCTTTGACTTCGAACATCATAGACATGCGATTAATTGTGACTTTGAATGTAATTGACAGAATTTCAAAGTTAAGGCTATGCAGGTTCCCAGCTTTTCGCCCATATGCGTAATACACCAGCAGTTTCATTCctggaaaaactaaaaaattatatatatttttcaaaacggATTCTGCTCCCAAATTTCTCAACAGATTTTATGCATTTGAATCCAATAGGCCAGCGCCGAcaaattttagttattttctgCTCAACATAATTTGTCGCAAAGAGTAGCAGTAATATGCAGTAAAGAAAAGCGAGATATATGCGATTAAATTATTCCGACATTTCATCTTTACCACAatctgttaataaaaaaaaaaagtaacgcCTGACGGGCCTGTGATCTTACTCTATTAATTCTCATATCTGAGCAACAGATTCCAACAAAGCCGATTTCAAGATCGATTACTTACTTTATGAATAGTTAAAtatcatatatacacatatacatcgatcaaactcatattttaaataaaataagactATTTCAAACAAAGTAATTCGTGATACAATTATtaatcttcttttattttaaagctacagttaatttattaaaattcatgtacatatgtatatttatatgcaAATACATAATAACTTTTGACAGATTAAAGATTTAGCATTAGAACAGAAGCGCCATAAGCATAATATTTTTCACTGACTTGACAAGATAGAGAAACCACATTGCATGCATTTTGGGGTGTTTTATTCCAACTTCACAATTGGAAAAGGATcattaatattatattatattgatGAAAACATGTCACAATTCATAATAGACATGATAACTAAGTAacgttatttattattatttttttttttcatttaggtGCATTTTTTGCTATTTTCGCTTTTAATGTTTTAAACTAAGATTTATGTATATGAAGATTTTCAAGCTCATTCTTGTGCTAGTAAAATAGAGTTGTTAACATTATTTTCTAATTGAACATGTTCTacagtattaattgatgatttatcTCCCCCATTCGTAGCATTATCCTCTGTAATGGATGAGCTCATTAGCCCGCCACTATTTTCACCACTAGAACTATCTGCTGCTGCATTCGATGATGATAATGGGGGTGAAGAACTCTTGCGTGTTGGATTATTAGCACCTGTAGGTAGGAGGGCTGGACGCTGTACAAACATATTatcaattatatgatcaatatttTCTGCGCTACCAATAGTTGCACCCGTTGTATACATGCCACCTCCACCGCTACCACGTTGTGTTGCTGTATTGTTGTTGTTAGCAGCAGAAGTTTTTGAATTATCTTTATTATCTGCTGCGGAATTGGCAGGATTACGTTGTTGCTGTTTATTCTTCTCGGATGGTGGCAATATGGGTATTGCGTTGGTAGGACGTCGTTGCGGTAATGCTGCGGGACGCGTAGTGGCTTGTACCGGTGGTACAAAATATGTAGTACCACCCACAGTATTATAATTCTGAAAATTAGTGAAACTTGTATTGGTGTTGGTAGTAGCAGGCACTGCTGTAGTTGCAGCACCTGAATTTGGGCCAACTGTTGTCGGACCAAATGACGATGTGGGTGCACCAGAAACTTGCGGTTGTGGTGTTGGTTTGGTCCCCGTTGATGATGGACCACTAGTAGCATAACCAAGAGTAGCAGCTGCGGCCGATACCACCGCCGACGAAGATGGTAGGTAGTTCGATGTTGTGGTTTGTTGTCCATATTGTCCTGAGGTTTGCGCTTGAATATTACCCGTAGCTGAGGTTGTATATAGTGCATCTGACGgagaagcaacaaaatatgttgCCGACGGGTTCGCTGTACTACTTGAATTGGCGGCAACAGTGCTGCCGTAAGCTGCAGATTGTGTTGATGCTGCTGCCACAGGCGCATAACCAGTGGCAGATTTTTGTGATTGGTTTGGATTTTGGTTTGTTGGCTGTAGTACTTGTTGCATTGCTTGAAGGTTTTCTTGATGGTAAAGTTGCATCAAATTAGCTTGTAGCAAATGTTGATCTTGTATAAGCATTGATGCcggtggtggttgttgttgttgaagatgCATTTGCTGCATTTGTTCAGTTATATGTTGCGCTTCATGTTGTGAACGACGTAAGCTTGAATAACGCTTTGGTGGCCCACGTTGTTCTTGTGGAGTGATTTGTTGTGGAAGTGTTTGTTGACCGCCGTTGTTGCCTTGTTGTTGAGTATTTACCAACAGATTATTGCTAGGCAATTGTTGCTGTTGATTTACAATTTGGCTTTGTGTAGCCAAAGCATGCATTTGTACGCTTCCAACGTGACTGGGATCATTACGATTTTGCGCTTGCTGCAAGCGTTGTGATAAATTGGATATATTTGGTGAATTTTTCGTTTGCGCTTGCTGACGCATCACGGATAGATGAGAATGTGATGTAGTCTGTGATTTTTGCATATGTTGTTGCTGATGATGGTATGAATGTTGACTATTATTATGACCTCCTCCACCACTAGTAGGTATATGACTATCCATAATTGGACCATATGCTCTATCTAACTGAGGGTGATGCTGTCGAGAATATGTTGGCGTCTTATTATCATTTGCAGCTCCTCTACGTTGATTTGGATAGTCTAACATTCCTAAGTTGTGTAGCTGTGTATTAGATTGATGGTGCTGTTGGTGGTGTTGGTTTTGATGGCGATTGTTGTGGCGTTGATTATAATGCATATCGTTATTACGTACATTTTGAGAGTCTTTTTGATTATATGACGAGCCACCTTGGCGCGTATTCCGTTGCTTTTGTGTGAATTCCATAGGTGCTTGTCTTCCATTAAAAACTGATTGATGGTTATAATTCTTTCCCTTGTTATTGTTTGTGTTTAATTGATTACCAGTTTTCATATCACGTCGTTCTTCTTGATACTGCTGATTCTGATGCTGTTGCTGTGAAGGACGTGGTAAGTTGTTTGATCTTTCAGCATTCAATCTACGTTCAGCACGATTTTCTTTTTCTTCTCGTGTTACTTGAGTTTTTCGTGATTTATGTGCACTGCGCTCATTCAATACAGGAAAATCTGAAGGGCGTGGGGGTTTACGCTCTTTATTGCTTGCTTTTAGATAAGCACTTTCATCTTCCCAGTTGCGTGAATACTTACTAGGGCCACGACCATATCGGCGACGACGCCGCGCACGAGGGGGTGCATCTTCTGTTCGTATATCATAGCCATAAGCAGATACTAGTTCGGAACGTGACTTTGGGGCCTGTTCCGAAGGATCAAAACGATCGTGACTCCATCGTTCTACAGCTGAGGCTGGTTGCCATTTTTTCATAGTTTTTGATGCGTGTGAAATCGTTGGTGATTGTGGTGGTTTTACACCACTTATACTTTTTTCTTGACGGGGTTCGCTACCAACCGCATCTAAATTTATGGGTCTATCTGCTTCAACTTCAGCTGTCCGATCATCGTGTTCATAGAAGGTACCACGCTTTGGTATATATTGAGGATTACTACGATCCTCGTCTACTTTCTTCTGTGCTTCTATTTCAGCTTTATCTAAAGTCAAACTACATTTCGTTCCGTCATCGTCACCGTCGTCAATGTCGTCCTCATCGTCGACATCATAATCAGTCATGCTTTCTCCATCAGATATACTCTCATCATCTAAGTCGTCATCATCCTCCTCGTCGTCATCAATATCATCGTCATATTCTTCTACGCCACCTTCCAAGTCTGATGCCGTATCGTATTCTGAATCATGTGGATGTGAATTGCTAGAACGCTCTTGAGTTGGTGATGTTCCATATTCCAATGCACTATTGCTGGCTGCTTCACCAATATCTAAAAATTGTGCTTCTGCTGCAGGAACTGCATCAGAAGTTGCATTGGTCGCTGTAGCTGAAGTTTTCTCAACTTCAGCCATTGAAATTTTCACCACTGTATGTACGCCGAGCAGAAAAAATTCTATAGAATAGCTAattaaaaattacatattttataaatgTTTAAGATATTTATTCACCTTTGTGGTTTATCTTTTTTAAACGTTATCACACCCCTTTCTAATTGGCAATCCTTAATATTTTTCTTGAAAAGAGGTTGTTCCCACTCACAACGCAATCACAGAAAATAGAAAGTTCGCACAATCGTGTTAAAACCCGAATAGATAAAAGAATATGACAGGATTGCTTTTTTGTGTACGTTCTGACTTATACTACCATTTAAAACTGAGGAGAAATATTTCCATTTTGTACTCTTGCTGTTATCTGTAAACTGTAAATcgaaatcgaaaataatattaaaaaataccaaaagctgtcggaatgtatggggcacactcaaaaaattgatacgcgaaaaataatagtggttagtggtgattcatttttaaatgtgtttccgcatgaggaaagcgctcttctgttgatttgttattttctgaatttaaattgaacattctgaactcgagttcttataaaactatttattttaaacaaataagaaatacGTATGCTtttagctggagtcattggtgccgtatgtcgtatcgctgtatccgtatccctaacgtaatcagctgtttatcgttacgacggtaaaccaaaacccaattggttggctacgatacggttatgactttagcagcaccaataatcgattgcattgtttctcataagattggtcgaatcagctgttataaggttaccgatacggttaccgataaagcaccaatgtctccagcttttatcacgtacaaaattaaaaacgtaatgaaacgtagtaaataaaaagcaaaaagcattgtttcatttttggcggaatataacaatggtcatttattaTAGtttaacagtcaaacctgatatctacagtaaactatcatttatgacactttttgataattagagtgtcagcactgatccaggaaaatgaatgagagtgagcagtacggctatatacttaatcagtaggccatgttggtgtataagaaggagacaaaaactcacacgtacacagttgtttacatcacatttgcgcaagtccccttcagttcgtgatagaaagtttgtatgagacgctgatcgttaggttgacattgctgacgatcagatgatagtcatatgatagtcagtattcttgtagggtagtttTCAGGCGCTCAGATGTATTTCATAGACGTCTGGCAACGAATAAAAATAATAGGGAATATTCCTATGTTATATGTTGTTGCAAAGGAAAAGTCAAAAGAAAGTTGAAAATTGAAATGTCTGAAAATTTATTGTGCttgcaaaaataaataaagaagtaacaattttaaagtaatttaaaatgtttttatttgaaTGATGCATGCACATCAGTCTCTATTGTATAGTTAACAATAGCCGGTAAAACAACGCAACTAAATATCCATTTCTGCAAATTTGACGGAGATAAGTGGAGGTGGTGGGACTGCAGTGAAATCCttaattttagtgtttttttttttttttttttaaggcgtTAACAATTGGGGTATTGTAAAAATATGTTATGAAAAATGTGATTTAACACTTTACAAATAATTAAATAGcagtatttattaaataataatagtcGGCATAGCATATTAGGTTGAAAAATGTATATAGATTTGCCTAAGTCGATATGCTACAAAAAGAAGAAGTCTTCAAATGATCAATGGCCAGACTTGCAACTACAACAGAATACGAAATCGAAGGTAAAGTGTTCTCAAAGCAGGATAAGCACTATAACGAAAACAATAGAAACATTGAACGTTATAAGAGATCGGAGCATTTTCATACCCGcaaaaacggctaagcctttgaGATTACCATTGATTAGGTCGTTTTCCAATTGCAATATTTTGTTTGCGACGATCACATCCTTGTCACCTGCGCATAATTTTACCATATTTAATGCGAAATACCGGCGAAAATGTTTATGGTTAATTATAATACTAATCTTTTATGCTTGCATGACTAAAATTCATCGAGTTGATGCTTATAATTGTACGCTACAAGGCAATCATTGCCAAAATGAAGGCCAATGTCAGAAGGATGGACAATGTTTATGTGCTGATGGTTGGCAGGGGTCTGAGTGTCAGTTCTGTGGTGGAAAAGTGAGGTAAGTGTAATAAACATATatggaaaataatataaaatttatgcCTGTAAACTATTTGCTACATATTCAGAATAgaatatttctttatatttttaaagACATGCGTAGCAGACAATTTAATGCATTATGCATGAGTGTTGCATCTATGTAGGTATATTCTATCATAAGGATACAAGACCAAGACGTAATTCAgctatcccccagcgggttagggggtcagaatatacccccggtaggtatgcctgtcgcaagaggcaactaaaatgccagattcacggggctgtgtagcacaacccttcaggttgccagcgcaatatatagcttctccaaacccaattgtcaacctcacctatccgcggcgaatcctgtttcactaacagacgaggatctggcgaccccaagttcctcatggaacttggtggtagggagggaggggatggcctgaaggtttaatgttgccacataaatcgttcccgagatggtcgggctagcaccttaatcgtgctgtggtaccggagcgtacgggatctgtatccggcaaaggaccatcacatcgataacacttcccaaagcctgcggggagcaaccttatcgctgcagcaacaacaaccaagaCGTAATtattcttaattaaaattttttctttttgtttattgaTTAAttgtttgagcaatttttttggCTTCTTCCTTCCTTGTCTAAAATCATATTTTGCATACATATGACTATTTAACACAAATTTGTATGCACCTATGTAGGCTGTAATATTATTTgcacatacgtatgtacatgcGTGTACATAAAATAGGCACCCGTGCGTAGATTTGAATGtcgtatatttacatacatatttaccataTAGCTAGTAGGGCTTATCTATTCATAGGAATTTAAAATGCATTCGCAGTAATGGTTTAGAGATTCTATTTCTTTAAATTACATATGTGTGCACGTATACGTTCATATTCACAAGCCTGCGTACCTGCACCATTCCTATCAGCTCTCAATTAAATTCGAAAGCTGAAGATCACCTAACGGAAATAAACACTACGATTTTGCACTCTTGCCATTCGAACAATACCACAATACCTAAAACTCTTAGAAAAATATCAACAAAGAAGCTGCAGTTGAAATAAGTGAATCTGCCTTGTCTGCTCCCTACTCACACTGCATTGCACCAAAAATGAAATAACAGTGCATTGTCGCCCTTTAAAGAGTACTTTTTCTGTTGATTCAGTCATGTCAGGCCAGTTTTAGTTTGTTGTGTTAGTAGCGCCCAACATTGCTGAGAGATAGTGCTGTTTGTCTAGCTAAACATAAGGACGTTTGACACTACCtatggaaacgcgagtcactttagttcaacttcgatctgggtactgtaacaggttagactgttgttgttgttgttgttgtagcgataaggttacccctcgaaggctttagggagtgttatcgatatgatggtcctttaccggatacagttccggtacgctccggtaacacagctccattaaggagctagcccgaccatctctggacgatttatatggccacattaaaccttcaggccatccctcccttcccaccccaagttccatgaggagcttgggatcgccagagcctcgtctgtttgtGAAACGGGAGTCGCCGCTcgaaagtgaggttgacaattgggtttgaagaagctatatattgcgctggcaacctgaaaaggttgcgctacacacccccttgaatctggtattttagtcgcctcttacgacaggcatacctaccgcgggtatattctaaccccctaacccgctgggagtaACAGGTTagactcttacctatccatagCAATCCCGACAATAAAGTGTTTGTCCTGCTTGcactgtgtccccacatgacaccaaccatctattcaattatattgtggaaccaacgcctttaacacccctctcattatggtcccccctgttgaaacagcaagtttccgttgactcccgttagaggacattgatgacaatttgtgattggtcgcacctattggatggggcgaggtactgctacaacaacaacatcaacgttCTTTGGCAATCCGAACCATGATGGTGTATATTGTGACCTATAGATAAGAACTCAAAAGATGATAATCTTGTGAACTAGAAAGTACAAAAATTAAAACGCACGTATGTAGTTCCGACTATT contains:
- the btz gene encoding myb-like protein I — encoded protein: MAEVEKTSATATNATSDAVPAAEAQFLDIGEAASNSALEYGTSPTQERSSNSHPHDSEYDTASDLEGGVEEYDDDIDDDEEDDDDLDDESISDGESMTDYDVDDEDDIDDGDDDGTKCSLTLDKAEIEAQKKVDEDRSNPQYIPKRGTFYEHDDRTAEVEADRPINLDAVGSEPRQEKSISGVKPPQSPTISHASKTMKKWQPASAVERWSHDRFDPSEQAPKSRSELVSAYGYDIRTEDAPPRARRRRRYGRGPSKYSRNWEDESAYLKASNKERKPPRPSDFPVLNERSAHKSRKTQVTREEKENRAERRLNAERSNNLPRPSQQQHQNQQYQEERRDMKTGNQLNTNNNKGKNYNHQSVFNGRQAPMEFTQKQRNTRQGGSSYNQKDSQNVRNNDMHYNQRHNNRHQNQHHQQHHQSNTQLHNLGMLDYPNQRRGAANDNKTPTYSRQHHPQLDRAYGPIMDSHIPTSGGGGHNNSQHSYHHQQQHMQKSQTTSHSHLSVMRQQAQTKNSPNISNLSQRLQQAQNRNDPSHVGSVQMHALATQSQIVNQQQQLPSNNLLVNTQQQGNNGGQQTLPQQITPQEQRGPPKRYSSLRRSQHEAQHITEQMQQMHLQQQQPPPASMLIQDQHLLQANLMQLYHQENLQAMQQVLQPTNQNPNQSQKSATGYAPVAAASTQSAAYGSTVAANSSSTANPSATYFVASPSDALYTTSATGNIQAQTSGQYGQQTTTSNYLPSSSAVVSAAAATLGYATSGPSSTGTKPTPQPQVSGAPTSSFGPTTVGPNSGAATTAVPATTNTNTSFTNFQNYNTVGGTTYFVPPVQATTRPAALPQRRPTNAIPILPPSEKNKQQQRNPANSAADNKDNSKTSAANNNNTATQRGSGGGGMYTTGATIGSAENIDHIIDNMFVQRPALLPTGANNPTRKSSSPPLSSSNAAADSSSGENSGGLMSSSITEDNATNGGDKSSINTVEHVQLENNVNNSILLAQE